A stretch of the Syntrophus gentianae genome encodes the following:
- a CDS encoding TOMM precursor leader peptide-binding protein, with the protein MGTFKIKEGVVPIPDGNGRWVLLDERGPGRISSPLSSELISMIRRGLGDEDDLAAALENRFPPEEVYFTLINLEKQGVIVQESVQQGNQAYLFLTRILGRERSGPPLSPLSPLVLRVFAIGGTDSSVDALAASLSRSDVLTVERLPDGYRKEIRADAVYVAVIPDALEPELEAFGLFAQKRELRWVIVKPKGVVQQIGPLFLPGETGCVACLLDRIRGHRRLEWGKILKEGNGQSLRLSVGQTVFSLETVAGLLAGELEKLAAGGTSELAGSALTLDFQNLRLDRHPLPKRPQCPVCGTRTLGTFSIDALPKEPLQLQSRIKADYRDGGERICSAVETLEKYACLISPITGVVSQLTLLKKSPPCFGHVVRSDWIVRKAGKVLQEEQNSRLTATGFSTGKGRTVPQAKASALGEAIERYSSQYEGYEPCVRASFAELGDLAISPVDLMGFSQQQYRDRTTWRQWGNTAYVPDPYDARRPIDWTPAWSLTQHRWRLIPSAFAYYFYPQEGGGDICRSCSNGVAAGNCLEEAIMQGFFELIERDATAMWWYHKLRRPAVDLHSFDSPFAAAVDAAMDEMGMRLEVLDLTNDLGLPVFSAILFTRQEGGRFHSIGLGCHHDPLIALERTLSELGQCWGLADRDKYSLQFQDAPLSREHFLQAAPLLARKSFSDFSGKQQKDFLTDIDEAVRLLGARGLEMLVLDLTRPDIRFPVARVIVPGLLHFWPRFGCRRLFEVPKASGWIDEGADEESLNPVPFFL; encoded by the coding sequence ATGGGTACTTTTAAGATCAAAGAGGGAGTCGTTCCAATCCCCGATGGAAACGGTCGCTGGGTTCTTCTGGATGAAAGAGGACCGGGCAGGATATCCTCACCCTTGTCTTCAGAATTGATTTCCATGATCCGCCGGGGTCTCGGCGACGAGGACGATCTCGCTGCCGCGCTGGAGAATCGCTTTCCTCCCGAAGAGGTCTATTTCACCCTGATCAACCTTGAAAAGCAGGGGGTGATTGTTCAGGAGTCCGTCCAACAGGGAAATCAGGCGTATTTGTTCCTGACCCGGATTCTTGGCCGGGAACGAAGCGGCCCTCCGCTATCCCCGCTTTCTCCTCTTGTGTTGCGGGTCTTCGCCATTGGCGGGACGGATTCTTCTGTCGACGCCCTTGCCGCGTCATTATCGCGTTCAGATGTGCTGACCGTTGAACGTCTTCCGGACGGCTATAGAAAAGAAATCAGAGCGGATGCCGTTTACGTGGCCGTTATCCCGGACGCCCTTGAACCGGAGTTGGAGGCCTTCGGCCTTTTCGCCCAAAAACGCGAGCTCCGCTGGGTCATCGTCAAGCCCAAGGGGGTCGTTCAGCAGATCGGACCGTTATTTCTTCCAGGGGAAACAGGGTGTGTGGCCTGCCTCCTTGACCGGATCAGGGGGCATCGGAGACTGGAATGGGGGAAAATCCTTAAAGAGGGAAACGGCCAGTCTTTGCGCCTTTCCGTGGGTCAGACCGTTTTTTCACTGGAAACGGTGGCCGGGTTGCTCGCGGGAGAACTGGAAAAACTGGCCGCAGGCGGGACGTCGGAACTGGCTGGCAGCGCGCTGACCCTTGACTTTCAAAATCTACGACTGGATCGACATCCCCTGCCAAAACGTCCCCAATGTCCGGTGTGCGGCACCCGGACATTAGGGACGTTTTCAATCGACGCCCTGCCGAAGGAGCCGCTGCAGCTGCAGTCACGAATCAAAGCGGATTACCGCGATGGCGGCGAGCGGATCTGCTCGGCGGTGGAGACCCTGGAGAAGTATGCCTGCCTGATCAGTCCGATCACAGGCGTTGTGAGTCAGCTTACTTTGCTCAAGAAGAGCCCGCCCTGCTTCGGTCATGTCGTCCGTAGCGACTGGATTGTCCGGAAGGCTGGAAAAGTGCTGCAGGAAGAACAGAATTCCCGTCTGACGGCTACCGGTTTCAGTACGGGCAAAGGCAGGACCGTTCCGCAGGCGAAGGCCAGCGCCCTGGGGGAGGCCATTGAGCGTTACTCTTCACAGTATGAGGGGTATGAGCCTTGTGTCCGGGCCTCTTTTGCGGAGCTGGGCGATCTGGCGATTTCTCCTGTCGATTTGATGGGCTTCAGCCAGCAGCAGTACAGAGACCGTACAACCTGGCGGCAATGGGGGAACACGGCGTATGTTCCGGATCCTTACGATGCCCGGCGCCCGATCGACTGGACGCCGGCCTGGTCGCTCACACAGCATCGCTGGCGTCTGATCCCCAGTGCCTTTGCCTATTATTTTTATCCGCAGGAAGGCGGCGGCGACATCTGCCGGAGTTGCAGCAACGGCGTGGCCGCGGGTAACTGCCTTGAAGAAGCCATCATGCAGGGATTCTTCGAACTGATAGAACGCGATGCCACAGCCATGTGGTGGTATCACAAGCTGCGCAGACCAGCCGTGGATCTGCACAGCTTCGACTCGCCCTTTGCAGCCGCCGTGGATGCGGCCATGGACGAGATGGGCATGAGGCTGGAGGTGCTGGATTTGACCAATGATCTGGGCCTGCCCGTTTTCTCCGCCATTCTCTTCACTCGTCAGGAAGGCGGCCGTTTTCATTCAATCGGGTTGGGCTGCCATCACGATCCGCTGATCGCCCTGGAACGGACCCTCTCGGAATTGGGACAGTGCTGGGGGCTGGCAGACAGAGACAAATACAGTCTTCAATTTCAGGACGCTCCCCTTAGCCGGGAACATTTCTTACAGGCCGCCCCTCTTCTTGCCCGGAAGTCATTTTCCGATTTCTCCGGAAAACAGCAAAAGGATTTCCTCACCGACATCGACGAGGCTGTGCGACTGCTGGGTGCACGAGGGCTGGAGATGCTGGTCCTGGATCTGACCCGTCCGGATATCCGTTTTCCCGTGGCGCGGGTGATCGTTCCGGGATTGTTGCATTTCTGGCCTCGCTTCGGCTGCCGTCGCCTTTTCGAAGTGCCCAAAGCATCCGGGTGGATCGACGAGGGCGCTGATGAAGAGAGCCTTAACCCCGTACCGTTTTTCCTGTAA
- a CDS encoding radical SAM protein, with protein MISPLSPRELKIEITDACNMNCSFCYLGGQIRSGVSFMPEQEVLHWIDWTVDNGIPGIRFTGGEATMHPQLEMFCYYAHLCGRTIILNTNGTGNTELYRRLFRVVYDLRISLPTLDAGHMDKLTGGSDVLRRKQEVIGLALEAGVPRICLLTPLTPELHGALEPFVQFAGKSPRLFWLPLRYESTPILPRPWTQADAQAFAEEMADLMDRYPDQAQGIFLAMPFCGVRPTELGARVFHGRTQDCGPFVALNVNARGRMQACFDVSEMEGVRSLAELQNCTEIRDCASVDALPAECRQCIYLAPCAGGCRKPYGLVQHGQQKIDYLAGFL; from the coding sequence GTGATTTCTCCCCTGTCGCCGCGCGAACTGAAGATTGAAATCACGGATGCCTGCAATATGAACTGTTCGTTCTGTTACCTTGGCGGACAGATCCGCTCAGGCGTTTCGTTTATGCCGGAGCAGGAGGTGCTGCACTGGATTGACTGGACGGTGGACAACGGCATTCCGGGCATCCGCTTCACCGGTGGGGAGGCCACGATGCACCCGCAGCTCGAAATGTTCTGTTACTATGCCCATCTGTGCGGACGCACGATTATCCTGAATACCAACGGAACGGGCAATACCGAGCTCTACCGGCGGCTTTTCCGCGTGGTGTATGACCTTCGAATCAGCCTGCCCACCCTTGACGCCGGACACATGGACAAGCTGACCGGCGGTTCGGATGTGTTGAGGCGGAAGCAGGAAGTGATCGGACTGGCATTGGAGGCAGGCGTGCCTCGAATCTGCCTGCTGACCCCCTTGACGCCGGAACTGCACGGCGCCTTGGAGCCCTTCGTCCAGTTCGCGGGAAAATCTCCCCGACTTTTCTGGCTGCCGCTGCGCTACGAATCAACGCCGATCCTGCCCCGACCCTGGACACAGGCGGATGCCCAGGCATTCGCCGAGGAAATGGCGGATTTGATGGACCGCTACCCCGATCAGGCGCAAGGGATTTTTCTGGCCATGCCCTTCTGCGGGGTCAGGCCGACAGAACTGGGGGCACGGGTGTTTCATGGCCGGACGCAGGATTGTGGCCCTTTCGTGGCACTGAACGTCAATGCCCGCGGCCGGATGCAGGCCTGTTTCGACGTGAGCGAAATGGAGGGAGTCCGTAGTCTCGCAGAACTCCAGAACTGTACGGAAATTCGAGATTGCGCATCGGTTGATGCATTGCCTGCGGAATGCCGGCAATGCATCTATTTAGCCCCTTGCGCCGGCGGTTGCCGCAAGCCCTATGGCCTCGTTCAGCACGGCCAGCAGAAGATTGATTATCTGGCAGGGTTTCTATAA
- a CDS encoding NHLP leader peptide family RiPP precursor, producing the protein MKEETKEQSKKMAKIIARAWSDESFKERLVSNPRSVLTENEISVPAGIEVRVLEQTDQVMYIVLPLKPGDEWLIKPDMSEDTDEIACARCV; encoded by the coding sequence ATGAAAGAAGAAACAAAAGAGCAGAGCAAAAAGATGGCGAAGATCATAGCCAGAGCCTGGAGTGATGAATCGTTTAAAGAGCGTCTCGTCTCCAACCCCAGGTCGGTTTTGACGGAGAATGAGATTTCCGTACCGGCAGGAATTGAAGTAAGGGTCCTTGAGCAGACAGACCAAGTCATGTATATCGTCTTGCCGTTGAAGCCGGGTGACGAATGGCTGATCAAACCAGACATGAGTGAAGATACCGACGAGATAGCCTGCGCCAGATGCGTTTAA
- a CDS encoding HIT family protein: MIETNAHNIFYRDQLLAALVEICPKNVGHFLIIPLRHVESIFELTNEEYLQFRKVAWRVLFNQFHRINFIERYEHYIALAEKSDRRVVERCHSGIEYLREESHLAPSGFSMGFNEGSDSGKEYRHVHMHVIPAYGDRVNEHGFRFLF; encoded by the coding sequence ATGATTGAAACGAATGCGCATAATATTTTTTATCGCGATCAACTTCTGGCGGCATTGGTTGAGATCTGCCCTAAAAATGTCGGGCATTTTTTGATTATTCCTTTAAGGCACGTTGAAAGCATCTTTGAATTGACCAACGAAGAATATCTGCAATTTCGAAAGGTTGCCTGGAGGGTTCTGTTTAATCAGTTTCATCGGATTAATTTTATTGAAAGGTATGAGCATTATATCGCTTTGGCGGAAAAATCCGATAGGCGGGTCGTTGAAAGATGCCATTCCGGCATTGAGTATCTCCGGGAGGAATCGCACCTTGCCCCTTCGGGATTTTCCATGGGGTTCAATGAAGGCTCGGATTCGGGAAAGGAATATAGGCATGTTCATATGCACGTAATCCCCGCTTATGGGGATCGAGTGAATGAGCATGGATTTCGGTTTTTATTCTGA
- the glp gene encoding molybdopterin molybdotransferase MoeA — protein sequence MSLGLKAALRLTLENITPLSKENVSLVDCVDRIAASDLYALVDSPSMDSSRKDGFAVISHEVANATPEKPVPLQLLGSMAAGGEKDIQVKPGTTVRVLTGARIPTGADAVVAEEYAKKGNSDVLVESFAEPKNVLRRGSDVTMGKCILRTGQLISPAMTGLLAAAGHSVVPVFRNPIVGMLGTGDEIVEPGNTLTEGKLYASNIMTLAGWCHRYGMKSRMAIVKDDPEALLCALKNLADETDAVITSGGAWMGDHDLVAHVLEGMGWKKVFHRIRMGPGKAVGFGMLDKKPVFILAGGPPSNLMGFLQIALPGILALSGHKDPGLPRISARLASELAEGESDWTDFFFGTLEWIDGLPDFHPMNKRSRLNSLAKATAVASIPEGKDYLPAGSVISVQWLK from the coding sequence ATGTCTCTCGGCCTGAAAGCGGCCCTGCGTTTGACCCTGGAGAACATTACCCCTCTTTCCAAGGAGAATGTTTCCCTGGTTGACTGCGTCGATCGCATCGCTGCCTCTGATCTTTACGCCCTGGTCGATTCGCCTTCCATGGATTCCTCCCGCAAAGACGGCTTCGCGGTTATATCCCATGAGGTAGCCAATGCAACGCCAGAAAAACCTGTCCCCCTGCAGCTGCTGGGTTCCATGGCAGCAGGAGGCGAGAAAGACATTCAGGTCAAACCGGGGACAACGGTCAGGGTGCTGACGGGAGCCCGCATCCCGACCGGAGCTGACGCTGTCGTGGCTGAAGAGTATGCTAAAAAAGGGAACTCCGATGTGCTGGTAGAAAGCTTTGCCGAGCCGAAAAATGTTTTGAGGCGCGGCAGCGATGTGACTATGGGGAAATGCATCCTTCGAACAGGCCAGTTGATATCGCCTGCGATGACAGGACTTCTGGCCGCTGCCGGACACAGTGTGGTTCCCGTCTTTCGTAATCCCATCGTAGGAATGCTCGGCACCGGCGATGAAATCGTTGAACCAGGCAACACCCTGACGGAAGGAAAACTCTATGCAAGCAATATCATGACCCTGGCAGGATGGTGCCATCGATATGGGATGAAGAGCCGTATGGCCATCGTCAAGGATGATCCGGAAGCCCTGTTGTGCGCCCTGAAAAACCTAGCGGACGAAACGGATGCCGTAATCACGAGTGGAGGGGCGTGGATGGGGGATCATGACCTAGTGGCACACGTCCTTGAAGGGATGGGGTGGAAGAAGGTCTTCCACCGTATTCGCATGGGACCCGGCAAGGCTGTCGGCTTCGGCATGCTGGATAAAAAACCCGTCTTCATCCTGGCCGGCGGACCGCCGTCCAACTTGATGGGGTTTCTGCAGATCGCTCTTCCCGGAATCCTGGCCTTGTCCGGTCATAAAGATCCCGGCCTGCCAAGGATATCTGCCCGGCTTGCTTCGGAACTGGCCGAGGGTGAATCCGATTGGACGGATTTTTTCTTCGGCACGCTTGAATGGATCGACGGCCTGCCTGACTTCCATCCCATGAACAAACGCAGTCGCTTGAACTCCCTGGCTAAAGCAACGGCAGTGGCTTCCATTCCGGAAGGAAAAGATTATCTTCCGGCAGGATCGGTCATTTCTGTACAATGGTTAAAGTAG